The Aedes aegypti strain LVP_AGWG chromosome 1, AaegL5.0 Primary Assembly, whole genome shotgun sequence sequence aagaaaatcacatttttctgatcgcagtacgcagttgagaagaaatgtcacttcaaagggggctctctgtaggaaatttctttacccattcagtcaaggaatttctttacttttcttgagcgaaacagcatacttagcttaaggcgaagtaggccgtcattgaaatttgtaggcgtcgttgatgattgttgctaattcatctcacgatctcgaatcaaagaaaatcagttggttttccaCTGACAGAGATGAAAacgtatcagcatactttatgcatgtaagcgcttacagtgatactttttcatgtcaatataaactactaagactgagttttatcactttgaaatgcaagctggaaaatcatcattgttgccaaaacaaatgacgggctacttagccttaaagctaggtatgctgttcagctcaagaaaagtaaaaatttctgctcaagaaatggtcaagaagttttctacagtgagctccatttgaattgacatttcttttcaacagcgtactgcgaccaaagaaaaatgcttttcttgagcatttcttcactgagaaaaatctacacgtcaaggtcgtgtgttttacttatagatttgcgcaatgaggaaaaccacatgatttaagtgtggtagccatatggatttcatcattgatttcacggtataataacatgtgtatcaacattaggttgtcatgtgaaacaaacatgaatttccaaatattaaatcatgaaaaccaactgatttgcttattgaattcgaaatgtagtagctttagatagtcatgtgtgatagaacataaatgtcatgggactgaaagaagaaatttggtagaaaaacttttgctccccaaaatacggatccgaggctcctctgcttgtcgcaagctctcttgattttttatttcaaacccgtgagcccgcaacaagcggggcgccgttaatccataatttgggaagccaaggataagcatattccattttttcgaaactgaaagccaggaaaatctgttagtggaatccgatttttctactaaactatacattataatcaatgttttcttatagaaaggtagaattctcgtatatcggtcaacttcattaataaaagaaaaatcgaattcacaaattttcatcttatactttcagcttcaaaatttgcttcttctctttggaagcatgatgatgactgttgttcgacacgaggtccaaccgcaattcagttctCTATGCttcccatgggttgatcacaaacaatttagaagctttgaacatggaaatcgatagcatagctcatggatttcatcataacaatctcattgcgcatatcaatgaatcgacgaacttgaacatgatgattatgacacaagattacccgtaacgcgggtagatcaccttttcgtggtgcgttacggggtaagatctaccaatttgaaccctagtctcatcttgtttgtcgggctagggtaatatgttttggcaattcaaggattcgcggtacaaagtccttgttactagcaacagtttttgaaattaatctattttacctagcagatggttaaagactcggagttggtcagtcccgagactacacttgaagccaggataacaatcatgagtattaactcaacaaggactgtaagtactggtaattcaaggactcacgtgaattctgattactaaacaaattttctagcttgattcggttttgctgctagcataaagccccttttttctagtattttttctgggactaaactaaaagcgatttggtttttcagaaatttaatcgattatgtttgctaaggggcgcgccttcgctgagatgtaaatttctatgaaggatgtaaatagcgggaccttttcatcatagtcgatttgtatcaatatctgaggaatcaaaacaagaactgtacataaatcgatgcttcattacctatcaatggaaatggagtaatgcgacatgcactatacactaaggatacgggtaatgccacaatagatctaaatactggtcgcagtggcgcatccgaacagaaaaagaagatgtcacaagataaccataagcaaaacacactgaatccgtgttggagtgatgatctatgcgtccataggttgacacaaacgaatctgaagagaaagcttcgggaacttacgtggaaaaaatatggaatccctgttgtcggttgatgaatcaatccatgaagcaaaacaaaggaatttaatgtgtaacacacacgatatttgtaagaaaatcatagcaaatcgatatggacgttcatgaatcgatccataattttaaacacacagatcgagcgtgtggatttttatcagtgttctttttcttcaggctaaaagcctgatttgctgctgaaaaggaatcgctaaagaaatttttagcTGATTCATTGCAGAAATtgtctacagcgactcccatttgaattgacatttcgtttcaactgcatactgcgatcatAAAAAAAGCTTACTTGATCGATTACTTGCAAGAATTTCCcgtgcatcaagataggccatggcaagaaattacttgttagcagcgaatcaggcttaaatctttaaaacaaaatacagaGATAatcagattttcttcaaaaacatttttttacggtGCACTTGTTCATGTCGATTTGTCTTTTGCTGCTAAAAGTAGCTTATGTAGGAAATTTCTGCTACTTCTGTTAACATATTTGTGGGATGTGCCAACATTAGGTCAATCTACCATACTCCTTGGTGAACTCTGAAGGGCTCAACATTTGACATATATTCCAGCACACGATCATCTGCCGACGCAGACTTCGGCTCAGGTACGAACGACGCTGCGCGACTCGCAGCGATCGTAGGCAGTCAGCAAGGTAAGACGTATTCCTGGAAAGCTGGTGCCATGGGTGATTCTCAATCGGTGCTTCGGCCATTTCcccaatattttttgcaatttctcatcgtaataggctgtttttcatcacgccaatttgtcattaaacggcctactttcctgcactgaagtatgcagtgtgggaatagtcattacgcaactgaaagcAGTGCcttaatgattcattacgcaacgtttTCTGGAATTGTAAAAtagtggtgaatgcattccgatataattttccgttgcagaactcgatttttacagcactcgtcgtaattatcctactcggcaatcCTCGTTGGGTAAATTtatgactcgtgctgtaaaaatcatcattctgcaagtTGTttcgtaatagtagtttacgggaTATGTTGCAGAATggtgatttttacagcatgagtCGTAAATTGATCCTACGATGCTTGCcaagtaggataattacgaagagtgctgtaaaaatcgagttctgcaacgagttacgtacaacattttttttcaatttcgtagaagatcacttgagggtatcagaaattatatcggaatgcattcaccattattttacaatttctgaaaaattgttgtcttatgattcattacgcaactcaaaacagttgcgtaatgactattcccgcactacaTACTTCAATGCAGGAAAGTAgtccgtttcatgacagattgacgtgatgaaaaatagcctattacgatgagaaatagcaaaaaaaaaaaaaaatttgtgcaCTGGCTCCGCATCGAAGTCATGTAAGAtggttaagctaagtatgcagttcaattcaagaaaagtaaaaatttctacgCATGAAAtgatcaagaaattttctacaatgAGCTCCacttgaattgacatttcttttcaactgcatactgcgataaaatgaaaatgcttttcttgagcatctcttgcaagaaatttcccacgcatcgagataggcaatTACTTATATGTTCCCATTAGGCTCTGTGATAGCTTTCTACGGAAATAAAACGCACCACTTAATCCAATCTTTCGATTTTGTTTATTCCAAAGTTCCCGGCATAATATTACGCCCTTTTAAGACGATTTTTGGCTCTTCATGCATGCAGGTTTTGTAGAATTTGTGCGAATGTTTTTATGTTCTTTATTCATACCAATGTGCAAGAAAAATACACTATTTATCCTCTATTACTATTACATTTGCTGTCTGTCTCCTCATTTGTTTGCTCATCTAATTTGTAGTCTTCTTCTTGCTAATTGGTTCAGTTCTAATTGACCCCTAAAAAGTCTAGTGACAGTATAGCTTTGATTTTTCCGATTGCGCGTTTAATTTCTATTTTGGTTTCATCGTCCTTATTTACAACATTTCCCCTCATGAATGGGGGTTTTCGTCAATTTATTAACTCATATGTACACCTAGCTAATCGCGATCTAAGCGATCGCGTCTCATGGCCACCCGAAATTTATCCCCGTCAGTTGGTAGAACTTTAGGTTGAACGGTTGGTAAAACTCTCGCAGTCGATCAACGGCCTGCGGTTCGATCCTCGGATGGTTACGGCCTTTGGTTTTGCCCAGGCAATGCGGTGACGATCGTTCTTCGGATTTCAACAAGCACGGGAAGCCTTTGGTTGAGTTGAAGTAAAAGTGCTTTTCGTTGACTACTCGTTTGAGTCCAAGGAAGTCCTGAACCCGTCCGATTTCGACGGCTGGATCAGCGATCAATCGCTCGCCACTGACGAAGATCAGCTGCGACAGGGGGAAGTACTCGAGCCACCGTTCCAGATGTTTGGCGTAGACGCCGATCTTGACGGGTCCCCACGTTGTGTCAACGATACCTCCTGAGGTCCCGTTGAGGAATGCTAGCTCTTCAAAGCGCTTCATGTCTTTCTTTTTGCTGCGAGCTTGAGTGTAGTCGGAGATAGCTCGGGTTACTGGGTCTCGGACGACCACCAGGAGTTTTGTGCTCGGGTTCATGTGGTAGACCCGTTTGGGGGCTTCCTTGGTGATGAAGTAGCTGGGGGTCTTCTCCATGGTGATCTGACCCTCGATCGTCGGTGGCATGTGGTGTCTATACCAGTGCAGACCCTTGGCGTAATGACGATCGAAGAAGTGCACTTCGCATCCCGCTGCTCGAACGTCCGGGTGTAGTCGAATGAACTCCAGCAAAGCTCGAGTTCCGCTCTTTTTGACGCCGATGATCAGCGCGTCCGGCAGATGGCGGGACGGTCGCAGGCCTTGCTGCCTCAAGAAGCGATACTTTGGAGAACCGTCGGAAGCGTTTACGAGGTTCTTAGAATCGAAACCGATGCCATCACCGGTGAGGGGCACTATTCGTACGATTGAGCCGAGGATTTTGATCTGCGGGGCTTCGGTTTCTTCCGTAGGGGTCGTCATCGTGGTGATGCTCGTGTGCGCCTGAAAGGTACAAAGATAGGAAGGAAGAACTGTAGGTTAGTACACAGCACacacatatttcaaaaataaactttacaAGTTTCAATTCATTCAATGACTATGCACACAGAAAATGATTCAATAGATAACGGACACTTACAGTGgccactagagtgatgcaaattttgaaattttagctcccctatgcttaaacgattttaattatggtaaaaagcatcctcccaaagtttgaagtgattcggaagaaatttgactgtgcacacaccatttgaagtttatatggagattactatggaaaactcaAATCTTTtatgttcagccctctatctcttcgtcattatattttatggaaaagtgaacaaactcttctaatGTGACAtccttccagctacaactttgccgaagaccacttttcgattggacgtcagggtaaattgttattcatcatcataaagttggtttacatgtaggggaaaagcactaattttcgacctacaagaattctgttccaattttcggattaccttacaaagtaggccaaaatcgtatgaatgggtcgaaaattagcactgggtcgaaaattggtgcttttcccctagcatgcttcaccaactgttcggcaggcaacagtggtgctcctggcgggaagaatagatcaaagtaatccaggctactatgttctacagcaaaaaagcagtgttgctctgaaagtagttaaatgatcatctcagcatggtttagactttggaatcaataataacaaattatccttacgtcccatcaaaatgtggtcttcagcaaagttgtagctgggaagatttcacataagGTAAGTgtattcacttttccatagattattatgacaagcagttagaggactgaacacaaaaggtttgcctttttcatagtaatttccatataaacttcaaatagcgtgtgcacaactaaatttcttccgaatcacttcaaattttgggaggatcattttcataataattgacaccgtttaagcataggggagcaaaaacttcaaaatttgcatcagtctagtggcCACTGAAGAATTTTCTACTAGCGGAATCGGAGTCTCATCTCGTGGCCCACATAATACGTTAAAACGGATCGTAGCGCTAGTCGCAAGGTCACAAAGCCCACATTCATCCAACAATTCAAGAAAAGATTCTTTGAGAGAGTTCATTAGAAACTCGTCGAAGATTCCTTCAATTATGCTTCCTACAATTTCTTTAAGTCATCTTTTTGGATTTCATAAATGCTTTTTCTACGGGATCCTCCAATTCAATCCAAAGATCGATctgaaattatttatgaacCACTCCAGACAACCGAGTGAAGCCTGCCGCTAGCAACGATACAACAATAGTCTGGCCGCGACAAATAGACCATTTCGTGAAATCTGAGAGAAGTTTCGGATCGAAATACAGAACGGTCCAACCTTATCCCAACTGTACGTGGTGTATGGCTAGAACGACGGAGTGCTAAACATCTTGAGGATTTCTCTTTTTAATTAGACGTCGTCTTGAAACGatgaatcacagacaaacagacgtcaccctctcatcattgtccatcgatcaccttttaaacggtcgattcaaaaatatggttggtggccaatccgccacccgcagcgcttcgttttttgttcgcgtttgacgtttacacactacgccatctgttggcccgtcggccaaatacactaattctagcattgggcgtacatgtcctcgtgactatgatttggatcgagatttgttctaagtgttacgtctgtttgtctgtggatgaATCTTTCATGTGAATTTTAGATTCATTCCGAATACACCACTATCACGGATACCACGTGATTACTAAGCTCTACTCTGAGCCTATTCTGACAGGTGGGATATATATAAACAAAAGTAATCCTTTCTGAGTTAAGTACCTAATACGATTGAGTATCGGATATCTTCCAATAGTGCGTCTTTGCGAAAAGCTTCAGGCTCCAAACGGCACTGTCCTAGTCTGGTCTACCTCAACAATAGAGATAGAACACTATAGAGAATGTCGGTGATGTTCGCTTTGTTCTCGCTCGGAAACATGTCGGATACATaactgtcaaactgcatacatttccgcgttgacatttatagccccgcctatttCCACCAGCGACATACCGTCTAACCCTTGCGTATCGCACCTGATTCTTCtctctgaccaatttatttttttttaactaaacaTTTTAAAAGATCTGACCTATTATTTTATTCAGTTGGTGTTAAGTACATCAATTAATATAAtaaaaacctcgttaacgatgttacgccaatttactcggtccatggctgtgtccctcCAACTTAGATTTTGGgccacgctctccagatcttgttgcacctgatcaagccacctcgctcgctgtgctccccgccttcttgtgccaccCGGATTCGACACGAACACCAccttgcaggattgttgtccagtagtcttgcaacatgccctgcccagcgcactcTTCCGCCTttcgccaccttctggatactggattcgccgTAGAACTTAGCGAGCACGTgattcattctccgccgccacacaccgttctcctgcacaccgccaaggACCATTCGTTCGaatactccaagtgcttgcaggtcctcttccagcatggtccatgcttcatgtccatagaggaccaccggtctgattagcgttttgtacatagtacatttggtgcgggggtgaatctttctcgaccgaagcatcttctggagcccatagtaggcgcgacttacACTgttgatgcgtctccgtatttcacgactaacgttgttatcagccgttaacaaggatctgAAGTAGACGAattcatcaaccacctcaaaagtattcCCACAGACAAACATATGTAACACATAGaacatatttcttcaaaatcaatcgcccagtttacaccatcactatctggtgagcatgttgcacgaaaaggtgtttcatgcaacaagaccggcagatggcggtagtgagaaacgtcaaacgcgaaggaAAACAATGCGCGTgtctctggttgtgagatttgtaacatagcgaatttgaaatgatcgttatatgagtggtcgatggaaatttcgtcagtgttacatctgtttgtctgtggtatctccgtctatcgtaaaaCTGCTTCCtgggcgggctctgtcgcgttcggttccgcctatcagcatgaactttgtttttgacgcatttaccaccaggccgacttttgtcgcttcacgtttcaagcgggggtacaggtctgccaccgttccaaatgttctgccgacaatatccatatcatccgcgaagcaaacaaattggctggatcttgtgaaaatcgtacctgggttattgaacccggctctccgcatgacacctactagcgcgatgttgaacagcaggcacgaaagtctatcaccctgtcgaagtccccggcgggattcgaacgaactggaatggtcgtccgaaatcttcacgctattctgcacaccgtccatcgttgatcttattagtcttgtgagcttcccgggaaatatgtactcgtccatgatttcctatagctcttcgcggtggatgctatcataagccgctttaaaatcaataaacaggtgatgcgttgggacttggtattcacggcatttctggaggacttgccgtacagtgaagatttggtccgttggagaacggccgttgatgaaaccaactTGATAATTCctcacaaactcatttgctattggtgatagacgacggaagattatctgggatagcactttgtaggcggcattcaggatagtgatcgcacgatagttttcacattccagtttgtcgcccttcttgtagatggggcatatgaccccctgcttccactcctccggaaGCTATTCCGATTCCCAGATTCCGACAATCAGCCGGTACAGACAGACGGCCAACCTCTCcaggcccattttgatgagttcagctccaataccatccttaccagcggccttgttgttcttgagatGGTTGATGAcgtccttaacttccctcaatgtggagACAGATTGGATTCATTCATCCGCCGTCCTGATGTAGTCACTTCCTTCGCTGTTGTGACCAtctgcgcctgtgttctccgtgccattcaggtgtccatcgtagtgctgcttccacctttcaatcacctcacgtccgtccttGCAGATGcctccgtccttatccctacacattttggctcgcggcacgaagccttttcgggatgcgttaaacTTCACGTATAGCTTTCGCTttcgtttcttgtgaacgatgcagctgctccatttcttcacattccgcttcttccaggcagtgtttttttcggaataggcgggtttgctgctctCTGACCTATTTTATGGTATTACTTCGAGGAGAGGAGTGCTTAACTATGCTTTCTCGTTTttacgagcacttccatagttatcaactgagaactttctttgcagATTGACCactatcgtgtagcaggtacgaacaTATTctgtcctgggaagtcgagaacattgtcaacccaaaaagatcctcggcTAGTGGGATTCGACCACCCGACGGTGGACCTAATCAACTCGATCTCAATCTGACCAATAGGGTGCTGAGCTTAGTCCGGTGGTTCGGTAAACTATTACTAAACTATTCCTCGATGGTGGATCTAGTTTACTCCATCGTAAAAGTTCTCCCGGACTCTATAGAAAATTACTCAAGAAGAAACACTCAACGCTGTATATCGATCGTTTTAGTTTTGTTTATGATTCCATCTCAATGACGTCTTATCACCAATGGTGACAGCGGTTGAGATAGGGTGCACAACTCGTCGGTACCGGTTACGGTCTCCCCCCGATGCTCCCCTGTGTCTTCTGGGAAAGCACCATGCCCATGTACGTAGAGGACGGCTAGCCTTGGTTGTTCGTTGTTTGAAAATTCCTGGTCCAGTTTGCATGGCCGCTCGACCATCGCCCCTGAGTTACCTTTCTTCGTACCTACTCGCTACGTTTACCGTCGTCTTCAACCAGGATAAGGTCGACGACTTGCAAGGGTCTGGTTTTGGGTTGGCATTGGATTCCTCTCCAAGTGTCTTGTAGATGTATTTGGGATTCACCTACGCCCACACCAATCTGTTGCGGGCCACTAGACGTTCCCAAAGGAAACTGATTGGGTGTCAAAGCTTCAGACTTCTCGGAGTCCAAAGGCAAGTATGTCAGAGGCCTCAGTTTGCCTTCTGCGTATGCACCTTTCATGGTATACTTAACAGACTGCACCAACCTCTCCCAAGCACCCCCTACATGTGGTGCTTCAGGAGGAATGAAACTTCACTTCGTGGTCTTATTGGTCGGAGTATGCGTTCCGCCCGCTGAAAGTTGGTTCCGTTGATAAACTGTAAGCTATCTCTAGATGGACGGTCCGTACAGTAGGACACGTAAAGAGGGCTATCCACTTATTCACGTTTGAGCGCCCTTCGTTTGTGAGAAGTGGTCCAAACTAATCCAGACCAACGTAGCTAAATAGACGAACGGTCATCGCCAGGCGGGCTGGAGGATGTAACACTGACATGTCCCATTAAATTAgatcaaataataaaattatgtaaattgaTTGCAATTAGGagttaggaaaaaaaaactgtatatttttctttataaatttgcCCTGAGAAGCACCGTCACTTAATCCTCGCTCATCAAAGCACACTCCTTACCTCGGCTAAGCTGGAGAATTAGACGAGAATGGGATAAGCGAGAAGATTAGCCGAGTCGCAGAATCCCCATCCGGGATCAAGTCCCCGAGATCGCTCTCTTTTGTGCCAACCTTCAAAGCGAGTAGATGGTGAAATAGTCGGATTGGGAGATAACCT is a genomic window containing:
- the LOC5577441 gene encoding heparan sulfate glucosamine 3-O-sulfotransferase 6; the protein is MFYKWYTNLSNRTIAITIVVCICMLYVSYTFNTCLIASINRTWKKAHTSITTMTTPTEETEAPQIKILGSIVRIVPLTGDGIGFDSKNLVNASDGSPKYRFLRQQGLRPSRHLPDALIIGVKKSGTRALLEFIRLHPDVRAAGCEVHFFDRHYAKGLHWYRHHMPPTIEGQITMEKTPSYFITKEAPKRVYHMNPSTKLLVVVRDPVTRAISDYTQARSKKKDMKRFEELAFLNGTSGGIVDTTWGPVKIGVYAKHLERWLEYFPLSQLIFVSGERLIADPAVEIGRVQDFLGLKRVVNEKHFYFNSTKGFPCLLKSEERSSPHCLGKTKGRNHPRIEPQAVDRLREFYQPFNLKFYQLTGINFGWP